Genomic window (Leisingera methylohalidivorans DSM 14336):
AGGAAGTAACCGCCGCAAAGGCACTGTGCCGCCTTGTGTCCGAGGCGATTAAGGCATTTTCCGCGGAAGAGACGCCCAAGGGCTGTCTGCTTGTCAGTGCCGCAACCAATTGCGGCAAGGGCAGCACCGGCGCGCAGGATCTGCTTGCCGGGTACAGGCAAGCCAGCGAGTCCATAATTGCAGACCGGATCCGGCGCGGAATCGAGGAAAGTGACATGCCTGCTTCCACCGAGCCGGATCTGCTAGCGAAATACGTTGCGGTACTGTTTCAGGGGCTTGCAGCTCAAGCCCGTGACGGGGCAACAGCTGACGAATGGCACGGGGTGGCAGAATTTGCGCTCGGCCATATAGAGGGTTCACTGTGACGGCACAGGAAGCCAACTGCCCGCGCACGTCCACAATGAGACAAAATAGGCCGGGAATTCTGGCCAGCATCGAAGTATCCGCAAAATTCCGCCTAGAATCAGGCGTGCTTCGTGGCGGTCTGCAAGTACAGTAATGTCCTGAGCCTGGCACACTACTAAAGGTGATTTTTCTGTACGCAGCCAAATGCCTGCATTTCCTTTTGCAACGCCGTGCTTAGTGTGCGCGCACGGCAAACATTCAAAGGGTTTGGAACAGGCCAGGATCTGACCATCATTGTGTCAGGCATTCCCGCAGTCAACACCGATCCGATGACAACATCTTCGATCGTGCCGGGGACTACACCTGCACGTTCAACCGCGTGCTGAATAGCATGACCCATCATGGTAGGGGATTTTATGTTG
Coding sequences:
- a CDS encoding TetR/AcrR family transcriptional regulator, encoding MGRQRSFDTDHAIEQAMLLFWERGYQAASMADLSAVMGLNPPSIYAAFGNKQALFERCAAHYAQHFAAYAPRALDEEVTAAKALCRLVSEAIKAFSAEETPKGCLLVSAATNCGKGSTGAQDLLAGYRQASESIIADRIRRGIEESDMPASTEPDLLAKYVAVLFQGLAAQARDGATADEWHGVAEFALGHIEGSL